The following proteins are co-located in the Telopea speciosissima isolate NSW1024214 ecotype Mountain lineage chromosome 9, Tspe_v1, whole genome shotgun sequence genome:
- the LOC122639454 gene encoding G-type lectin S-receptor-like serine/threonine-protein kinase At2g19130, which translates to MGITESSWFFVSVMFHCFSLKTLLSDGASIISVGDSISGDQTIISEPDGNFELGFFATGSKSQNYYIGIWYRKISERTIVWEANRDKPISDKSSSQLTLQEDGNLVLLDSSKTRIWSTNLTSITLNSTEAVLLDSGNLVLRHKLNSSAFIWQSFDHQTNTWLPGGKLGLNKLTNTSQMLTSWKNSEDPGMGIFSCELDPTGSSQYFLLWNRSQRYWTSGSWNGHIFSLVPEMEGNTYFYYSYVSNQNESYFTYNVYNTSMITRFVMDVTGQVKQLLWLDGVGWNLFWSQPRQICEVYALCGAFSTCNQQDLPLCVCLQGFSPRSTTNYYNLSDWSGGCVRRTPLLCGNNISANGEKDGFLPIPNVKLPVNPQSLAVESAQACKLACLNSCSCTAYVYDGGCSVWEGDLLNLQLLSQSDSGGGNLYLKLAASELSNYRGKKKGSFTGAIVGVTSGVVLLLGSVLVLFLWWRRRNVFGNLNQIGDSLVQISYRDLQIATKNFSELVGRGGFGCVFKGTLPGLTVVAVKKLQGLSQGEKQFRSEVSTIGTIQHINLVRLRGFCCQGTKRLLVYDFMPKGSLDSHLFHDRKDIEILDWKTRYQIALGTARGLAYLHEKCRDCIIHCDVKPENILLDAEFCPKVADFGMAKLVGREFSRVLTSMRGTIGYLAPEWISGVAITAKADVYSYGMMLFELISGRRNSDQCGDGKVRYFPTWAARKINENGEIISLLDCRLEGYADHAELTKACKVACWCIQDDEAHRPSMGLVVQMLEGVMDVNPPPFPRTLQTFEDIEEDFNESSSNWGSQAFTSQGKSTTSSAISMT; encoded by the coding sequence ATGGGTATCACAGAAAGTTCATGGTTCTTTGTCTCTGTTATGtttcattgcttctctctcaaAACCCTTCTTTCTGATGGAGCTAGCATCATCTCTGTTGGTGATTCTATTTCTGGAGACCAGACCATTATCTCTGAACCAGATGGGAACTTCGAATTAGGCTTTTTCGCAACAGGTAGTAAATCTCAGAACTACTACATTGGCATATGGTATAGAAAGATCTCAGAAAGGACAATTGTTTGGGAGGCAAACAGAGATAAACCCATCTCTGATAAGTCTTCTTCACAACTGACACTCCAAGAGGATGGTAATCTAGTTCTCCTAGACTCATCCAAAACACGTATTTGGTCTACGAATTTGACCTCCATAACCTTGAATTCTACAGAGGCAGTGCTTCTTGACTCTGGAAATCTGGTTTTGAGACACAAACTAAACTCCTCTGCTTTCATTTGGCAGAGTTTTGATCACCAAACTAATACTTGGTTACCGGGTGGGAAGCTTGGGCTGAATAAACTCACCAATACTTCACAGATGCTTACTTCATGGAAGAATTCAGAGGATCCTGGTATGGGGATCTTCTCTTGTGAGCTGGACCCCACTGGAAGCAGTCAGTATTTCCTATTGTGGAATAGGTCTCAAAGGTACTGGACTAGTGGGTCTTGGAATGGGCATATCTTCAGCCTAGTTCCTGAGATGGAGGGCAATACTTACTTTTACTACTCTTATGTTTCAAACCAGAACGAGAGCTATTTCACTTATAATGTATATAATACTTCTATGATCACTAGATTTGTGATGGATGTGACAGGGCAGGTCAAGCAACTTTTATGGCTGGACGGTGTTGGCTGGAATTTATTTTGGTCTCAGCCAAGACAGATATGCGAGGTTTATGCTCTCTGTGGGGCTTTCAGTACCTGCAATCAACAAGATTTGCCCCTCTGTGTATGTTTGCAAGGTTTTAGTCCACGCTCAACAACAAATTATTATAATCTGAGCGATTGGTCTGGTGGTTGTGTGAGGAGAACCCCTTTGCTTTGCGGAAACAATATTTCTGCAAATGGGGAGAAAGATGGATTCTTACCAATACCCAATGTTAAATTGCCCGTGAATCCACAATCTTTGGCAGTTGAGAGTGCCCAAGCATGCAAATTGGCTTGCCTGAACAGCTGTTCTTGCACTGCTTATGTGTATGATGGTGGGTGTTCAGTATGGGAGGGGGACCTCTTGAATCTGCAACTACTCTCACAAAGTGACAGTGGCGGAGGAAATCTATATCTCAAACTTGCTGCTTCCGAGCTTTCAAATTATAGAGGTAAAAAGAAGGGATCATTTACTGGTGCTATTGTTGGTGTTACTTCAGGGGTTGTACTGCTGTTGGGATCAGTTTTGGTGCTATTCTTGTGGTGGCGAAGAAGGAATGTATTCGGAAATTTGAATCAAATTGGGGATTCTTTGGTTCAAATTTCATATAGAGACTTACAAATTGCAACCAAGAACTTCTCCGAACTGGTAGGAAGAGGAGGATTTGGCTGTGTCTTTAAAGGGACATTGCCTGGTTTGACTGTTGTAGCTGTGAAGAAACTTCAAGGCCTTAGTCAAGGAGAGAAGCAGTTCCGATCTGAAGTAAGCACGATTGGGACAATTCAGCACATTAACCTCGTTCGCCTCCGTGGGTTCTGCTGTCAAGGTACTAAAAGGTTGCTGGTCTATGATTTTATGCCAAAGGGTTCTTTAGATTCTCATCTATTTCATGACAGAAAGGACATTGAGATTTTAGATTGGAAAACAAGATACCAAATTGCTCTTGGAACAGCAAGAGGACTAGCTTATCTACATGAGAAGTGCAGAGACTGCATCATACATTGTGACGTCAAGCCAGAGAACATACTTTTAGATGCTGAATTCTGTCCCAAGGTGGCAGACTTTGGCATGGCAAAGCTTGTTGGCAGGGAATTCAGTCGGGTGTTGACAAGCATGAGAGGGACCATTGGATACCTTGCACCAGAGTGGATTTCGGGTGTGGCAATCACAGCCAAAGCTGATGTTTACAGCTATGGTATGATGCTCTTCGAGCTTATATCAGGGAGGAGAAACTCCGATCAATGTGGGGATGGGAAAGTTAGGTACTTTCCTACTTGGGCAGCaagaaaaatcaatgaaaatggAGAAATCATTAGCCTCTTGGACTGCAGGTTAGAAGGTTATGCTGATCATGCGGAACTCACTAAAGCTTGTAAAGTTGCTTGTTGGTGCATCCAAGATGATGAAGCTCATAGGCCATCAATGGGGCTAGTGGTTCAGATGCTTGAAGGGGTAATGGATGTTAACCCACCTCCGTTCCCCAGAACTCTCCAAACTTTTGAGGATATCGAGGAAGATTTCAATGAGTCTTCATCAAATTGGGGTTCGCAAGCATTTACTTCCCAGGGCAAGAGCACTACGTCGTCAGCAATATCCATGACGTGA
- the LOC122639589 gene encoding G-type lectin S-receptor-like serine/threonine-protein kinase At2g19130: MSITESSWFLLLFLFYCFSFTTLLSNGASTISAGESISGDQTIISEPDGNFELGFFATGNKSQNYYIGIWYRNISERTFVWEANRDKPISDKSSSQLKLLEDGNLALLDSSKSHIWCTNLTSLTMNSTEAVLLDSGNLVLRHKLNSSAFIWQSFDHQTNAWLPGGKLGRNKLTNTSQMLTSWKNSEDPAMGIFSYQLDPAGSNQYFLWWNRSQRYWTSGSWNGHRFGAVPQMDDNNYFNYSYVSNQNESYFTYNVYNTSFITRSVMDVTGQIKQFVWLDGVGWNLFYSQPSHVCEVYVLCGPFGACNRQHLPFCECLQGFSPRSTTDYYNLSDWSGGCVRRTPLLCGNNVSVNKEKDGFLLMPNMRLPANPQSLEVESAQACELACLNSCSCAAYTYDDRCSVWEGNLLNLQRLSQGDSGGGNLYLKLAASELSSSGGKKKRSLTGTIVGVISGVVLLLGSVLVLFLWWRRRNLFGHSNQIEGSLVQFSYKDLQIATKNFAEKIGRGGFGCVFKGTLPDLTVVAVKKLEGLSQGEKQFRSEVSTIGMIQHINLVRLRGFCCQGSKRLLVYDLMPKGSLDSHLFHDKKDFKLLDWKTRYQIALGTAKGITYLHEKCRDCIIHSDIKPGNILLDAEFCPKVADFGMAKIVGRDFSRVLTSMRGTIGYIAPEWISGAAITAKADVYSYGMLLFELISGRRNSDQRGDWKFRYFPTWAARKINENREIISLLDHRLEGDADHTELTRACKVACWCIQDEADRPPMGLVVQMLEGVMDVNPPPLPKTLQTYADIHEDASESSSN, encoded by the coding sequence ATGAGTATCACAGAAAGTTCATGGTTCTTACTCTTGTTTCTGTTTTATTGCTTCTCTTTCACAACCCTTCTTTCTAATGGAGCTAGCACCATCTCTGCTGGTGAATCTATTTCTGGAGACCAGACCATTATCTCTGAACCAGATGGGAACTTTGAATTGGGCTTTTTCGCTACAGGTAATAAATCTCAAAACTATTACATAGGCATTTGGTACAGAAATATCTCAGAAAGGACATTTGTTTGGGAGGCAAACAGAGATAAACCCATCTCTGATAAGTCTTCTTCACAACTGAAGCTCCTAGAGGATGGCAATCTAGCTCTCCTCGATTCATCAAAAAGCCATATTTGGTGTACCAATTTGACCTCCTTAACCATGAATTCTACGGAGGCAGTGCTTCTTGACTCTGGAAATCTGGTTTTGAGACACAAACTAAACTCCTCTGCTTTCATTTGGCAGAGTTTTGATCACCAAACTAATGCTTGGTTACCGGGTGGGAAGCTTGGTCGGAATAAACTCACCAATACTTCACAGATGCTTACTTCATGGAAGAATTCAGAGGATCCTGCTATGGGGATCTTCTCTTATCAGCTGGACCCTGCTGGAAGCAATCAGTATTTTCTATGGTGGAATAGGTCTCAAAGATACTGGACTAGTGGGTCTTGGAATGGGCATAGATTTGGCGCAGTTCCTCAGATGGACGACAATAATTACTTCAACTACAGTTATGTATCAAACCAGAACGAGAGCTATTTCACTTATAATGTATACAATACTTCTTTCATCACTAGATCCGTGATGGATGTGACAGGGCAGATCAAGCAATTTGTATGGCTGGATGGTGTTGGCtggaatttattttattctcagcCAAGTCATGTATGTGAGGTTTATGTTCTCTGCGGACCTTTCGGTGCCTGCAATCGGCAACATTTGCCCTTTTGTGAATGTTTGCAAGGTTTTAGTCCACGCTCAACAACAGATTATTATAATCTGAGTGATTGGTCTGGTGGTTGTGTGAGAAGAACCCCTTTGCTTTGTGGAAACAATGTTTCTGTAAATAAGGAGAAAGATGGATTCTTGCTGATGCCCAATATGAGATTGCCCGCAAATCCGCAATCTTTGGAGGTTGAGAGTGCCCAAGCATGCGAATTGGCTTGCCTAAATAGCTGTTCTTGTGCTGCTTATACGTATGATGACAGGTGTTCAGTATGGGAAGGAAATCTCTTGAATCTGCAACGACTCTCACAAGGTGACAGTGGCGGAGGAAATCTATATCTCAAACTAGCTGCTTCTGAGCTTTCAAGTTCTGGaggtaagaagaagagatcacttACTGGTACTATTGTTGGTGTTATTTCAGGGGTTGTACTGCTCTTGGGATCTGTTTTGGTGCTATTCTTGTGGTGGCGAAGAAGGAATTTATTCGGACATTCAAATCAAATTGAGGGTTCTTTGGTTCAATTTTCATACAAAGACTTACAAATTGCAACTAAGAACTTTGCTGAAAAGATAGGAAGAGGAGGATTTGGTTGTGTCTTTAAAGGGACATTGCCTGATTTAACTGTTGTAGCTGTGAAGAAACTTGAAGGCCTCAGTCAAGGAGAGAAGCAGTTCCGATCTGAAGTAAGCACGATTGGGATGATTCAGCACATTAACCTCGTTCGCCTTCGAGGGTTCTGCTGTCAAGGTAGTAAAAGGTTACTGGTCTATGATTTAATGCCAAAGGGCTCTTTAGATTCCCATCTGTTTCATGACAAAAAGGACTTTAAGCTTTTAGATTGGAAAACAAGATACCAAATTGCTCTTGGAACAGCAAAAGGAATAACTTATCTACATGAGAAGTGCAGAGACTGCATCATACACAGTGATATTAAACCGGGGAACATACTtttagatgctgaattttgtccCAAGGTGGCAGACTTTGGCATGGCAAAAATTGTTGGCCGGGATTTTAGTCGGGTGTTGACAAGCATGAGAGGGACCATTGGATACATTGCACCAGAGTGGATTTCCGGTGCGGCAATCACAGCCAAAGCTGATGTTTACAGCTATGGTATGTTGCTCTTTGAGCTTATATCAGGGAGGAGAAACTCTGATCAACGTGGGGATTGGAAGTTTAGATACTTTCCTACTTGGGCAGCAAGAAAAATCAACGAAAACAGAGAAATAATTAGCCTCCTTGACCACAGGTTAGAAGGTGATGCTGATCATACAGAACTCACTAGAGCCTGTAAAGTTGCTTGTTGGTGCATCCAAGATGAAGCTGATAGGCCACCAATGGGGCTAGTGGTTCAGATGCTTGAAGGGGTAATGGATGTTAACCCACCTCCACTTCCCAAAACTCTGCAGACTTATGCGGATATCCATGAAGATGCCTCTGAGTCTTCATCAAATTGA